The following are encoded in a window of Rosa chinensis cultivar Old Blush chromosome 4, RchiOBHm-V2, whole genome shotgun sequence genomic DNA:
- the LOC112197550 gene encoding uncharacterized protein LOC112197550 isoform X3: protein MFLLLLLFLSLAKGIMSEDFQEEPAHEVEGPFESRLQTSHPLPEGLGAQVIALFTSTFREPKKIDNKIPPKVQATTPAKWAQSAPTQERTNISGDVLRKDQKDVTHTPENNATATPTIINTNLVPYVTLHLAALNGDWMTARNFLQLQPEAVRAKITKGSETALHIAAGAKRTLFVEELVKWMTPNDLELKNDVGNTALYFAAVSGIKRIAEVMVDINPRLPQIRGTKDLTPLHMATLLGHKEIVWYLYDKTILTEQDYIGLLISAITADLYDVALDIIQKHPEMAFARDRNGETALHVLARKPSACYSGSQLGSLKRWITSYVAMDIVEQHPEMISVQDEIVETTLQIVEPSACYSGNQLGLWKRLILSVPNIQVSYDKKLNHMQATELVKLLWKKVLTLGSDLGINDLINVPSRLLFTAAELGNIEFLIILIRSYPSLIWQVDEQNRSIFHAALIHRQEKVFNLIYELGGLKDLIASYKDVNNNNMLHLAARASPNRLSFDTGAALKLRRELTWFKEVEKIVQPLYKEMRNSDGETPQLLFTKEHKELLRQGEEWMKGTASSCMVVATLIATVMFSVFSTVPGGNNNNTGIPIFLKSRAFKVFVISDSISLISSTTSILSFLSILTSRYTEGDFLNSLPYRLIVGLATLFISMATMMMTFVATLLMVLGPGFHEIKFPVALVAAVPVGFYALLQFPLLSDMICHAYISRVSFRPCNHLLH from the exons AtgtttctccttcttcttcttttcctctctctGG CAAAGGGTATCATGTCAGAGGATTTCCAGGAGGAACCTGCACATGAAGTAGAAGGGCCATTTGAAAGCAGGCTGCAGACATCTCATCCATTACCAGAAGGCCTGGGAGCACAAGTGATAGCTCTCTTCACGAGTACTTTTCGCGAACCAAAGAAGATAGATAATAAAATTCCACCAAAAGTACAAGCAACAACACCTGCTAAATGGGCTCAGAGTGCTCCAACTCAAGAACGTACAAATATATCTGGCGATGTACTAAGAAAAGATCAGAAGGATGTTACACATACTCCAG AAAACAATGCCACAGCAACACCAA CTATCATAAACACCAACCTAGTTCCGTACGTGACACTACATCTTGCTGCTCTGAATGGTGACTGGATGACTGCTAGAAATTTCTTGCAATTACAGCCAGAAGCTGTGAGGGCTAAGATCACAAAGGGTTCAGAAACTGCTCTTCACATTGCAGCTGGGGCAAAACGTACACTTTTTGTTGAGGAGCTAGTAAAATGGATGACACCAAATGACCTTGAATTGAAGAATGATGTAGGAAACACCGCCCTTTATTTTGCTGCTGTATCTGGTATCAAAAGGATTGCTGAGGTAATGGTGGATATTAACCCAAGATTACCTCAGATCCGAGGTACTAAAGATCTAACACCTCTTCATATGGCTACATTGCTAGGCCACAAAGAAATTGTATGGTATCTATACGACAAGACAATTTTGACAGAACAAGATTACATAGGGCTTCTTATTTCTGCCATAACGGCAGATCTTTATG ATGTAGCACTGGATATAATTCAAAAGCACCCTGAAATGGCTTTTGCTCGAGATAGAAATGGAGAGACAGCACTACATGTATTGGCTCGAAAGCCTTCAGCATGTTATAGTGGAAGTCAGCTGGGATCTTTGAAACGATGGATAACTTCGT ATGTGGCTATGGATATAGTTGAACAACACCCTGAAATGATTTCTGTTCAAGATGAAATTGTGGAGACTACACTCCAAATAGTGGAGCCTTCGGCATGTTATAGTGGAAATCAGCTGGGACTTTGGAAACGATTGATATTATCTG TCCCCAATATCCAGGTCTCATacgacaaaaagttgaatcataTGCAAGCAACTGAACTTGTGAAGCTGCTTTGGAAAAAAGTTTTGACACTAGGGAGTGATTTGGGGATAAATGATTTGATCAATGTACCCTCTCGCTTATTGTTTACTGCTGCTGAATTGGGGAATATAGAGTTTCTCATTATACTTATTAGATCGTACCCCAGTCTCATTTGGCAAGTTGATGAACAAAACCGAAGCATATTTCATGCTGCATTGATTCATCGACaggaaaaagttttcaatcTCATTTATGAATTAGGCGGTCTGAAAGACTTAATTGCCTCTTATAAAGATGTAAACAACAATAACATGCTTCATTTGGCTGCACGAGCATCTCCAAATCGACTAAGTTTTGATACAGGGGCAGCATTGAAACTGCGAAGAGAGTTGACTTGGTTTAAG GAGGTGGAGAAGATTGTCCAGCCATTATACAAAGAAATGAGGAACTCAGATGGAGAAACACCTCAACTTCTTTTCACCAAGGAACACAAGGAACTACTACGACAAGGAGAAGAGTGGATGAAGGGCACTGCATCATCATGCATGGTTGTGGCAACTCTTATTGCCACTGTAATGTTTTCTGTCTTCTCCACTGTCCCCGGTGGCAACAACAATAACACAGGCATTCCCATATTCCTTAAATCAAGGGCCTTCAAGGTTTTTGTCATATCAGATTCAATATCCCTCATCTCTTCGACCACTTCAATCTTGAGTTTTCTGTCCATTCTTACATCACGCTACACTGAAGGAGATTTTCTCAATTCATTACCGTATAGATTGATCGTGGGGCTTGCTACCTTATTTATCTCTATGGCTACAATGATGATGACATTTGTTGCCACACTTCTTATGGTTCTTGGCCCTGGATTTCATGAGATAAAATTTCCAGTTGCTTTGGTTGCTGCAGTTCCAGTTGGTTTCTACGCGTTACTACAGTTTCCTCTTCTATCTGATATGATCTGTCATGCTTATATCTCAAGAGTTTCTTTTCGTCCATGCAACCACCTCTTGCACTAG
- the LOC112197551 gene encoding mannose-6-phosphate isomerase 1: MEMQQPKQRQRRVQRLRCSVMNYDWGKKGRDSVVGRLCASNSHSEIDLEKPYAEMWMGTHDSGPSFLIDQDLNNNNNSTTTGSSPSLRDWVSNNPNDMLGHKVVQKWGSSDLPFLFKVQSVAKALSIQAHPDKELAKALHKSMPDIYKDDNYKPEMALALTHFQALCGFITLEELKKVIGNVPEIVELVGSEVENQLLRTTKEDGEDKVKSVIRLIFAQLMSTNKEIITTVTTKLKSRLQTESQVRQLTEKEQLVLQLEKQYPNDVGVIAAFFLNHVKLNPGEALCLGANEPHAYISGDCIECMATSDNVVRAGLTPKHRDIKTLCSMLTYKQGFPEILRGVAVNPHVTRYIPPFEEFEVDRIHLPHGESTEFPAVPGPSIFVVTFGKGTICTSNGDHAIIQGDVLFAPAHTEISITSASELHIYRAGVNSTFLAS; the protein is encoded by the exons ATGGAGATGCAACAACCAAagcagaggcagaggagggTTCAGAGGCTAAGATGCTCTGTCATGAACTACGACTGGGGTAAGAAAGGCCGAGACTCTGTGGTGGGCAGGTTGTGTGCCTCCAATTCTCATTCTGAAATCGACCTAGAAAAGCCTTACGCTGAAATGTGGATGGGAACACATGACTCTGGACCCTCCTTTTTGATTGATCAGGAtctgaataataataataatagcacCACTACTGGGTCATCTCCGTCTCTCAGAGACTGGGTTTCTAACAACCCTAATGACATGCTCGGTCACAAGGTTGTCCAAAAATGGGGCTCCTCTGATCTGCCTTTCTTGTTTAAG GTGCAATCCGTGGCAAAGGCATTGTCAATACAGGCACACCCAGATAAGGAATTGGCCAAGGCTTTGCACAAGTCTATGCCAGATATTTACAAGGATGATAATTATAAGCCTGAGATGGCGCTGGCCTTGACACATTTTCAGGCTCTTTGTGGTTTTATCACTCTTGAGGAGCTTAAGAAGGTGATTGGTAATGTCCCTGAGATTGTAGAACTGGTTGGTAGTGAGGTCGAAAACCAATTGCTCCGCACGACCAAAGAAGATGGGGAGGATAAAGTCAAGTCTGTTATACGTTTGATTTTTGCCCAACTCATGTCAACTAACAAGGAAATTATAACCACAGTAACAACTAAATTGAAGAGTCGTTTACAGACGGAAAGCCAG GTGAGGCAGCTGACAGAAAAGGAGCAGCTAGTGTTGCAATTGGAAAAGCAATATCCGAACGATGTGGGTGTGATAGCTGCATTCTTTCTTAACCATGTGAAGCTTAATCCTGGAGAAGCATTATGCCTTGGAGCAAATGAACCCCATGCCTATATATCTGGGGATTGCATCGAGTGCATGGCAACCTCAGACAACGTAGTTAGGGCTGGCCTTACTCCCAAGCATCGAGATATCAAAACCCTTTGTTCTATGCTCACATATAAGCAGGGTTTCCCTGAAATCTTGCGAGGAGTTGCTGTGAATCCTCATGTAACAAGGTACATACCGCCTTTTGAAGAATTTGAGGTTGATCGGATCCATCTTCCCCACGGAGAATCAACAGAGTTTCCTGCAGTACCTGGTCCTTCCATTTTTGTGGTCACTTTTGGGAAGGGAACCATATGTACGAGTAATGGAGATCATGCAATCATCCAAGGAGATGTTCTGTTTGCACCTGCACACACTGAGATTAGCATAACAAGTGCATCTGAGTTGCACATATATAGAGCCGGAGTGAATAGCACATTCTTAGCCTCATAA
- the LOC112197550 gene encoding uncharacterized protein LOC112197550 isoform X2 has product MMNTCLLSKCSNSKQICFSFFFFSSLWEEPAHEVEGPFESRLQTSHPLPEGLGAQVIALFTSTFREPKKIDNKIPPKVQATTPAKWAQSAPTQERTNISGDVLRKDQKDVTHTPENNATATPTIINTNLVPYVTLHLAALNGDWMTARNFLQLQPEAVRAKITKGSETALHIAAGAKRTLFVEELVKWMTPNDLELKNDVGNTALYFAAVSGIKRIAEVMVDINPRLPQIRGTKDLTPLHMATLLGHKEIVWYLYDKTILTEQDYIGLLISAITADLYALDIIQKHPEMAFARDRNGETALHVLARKPSACYSGSQLGSLKRWITSYVAMDIVEQHPEMISVQDEIVETTLQIVEPSACYSGNQLGLWKRLILSVPNIQVSYDKKLNHMQATELVKLLWKKVLTLGSDLGINDLINVPSRLLFTAAELGNIEFLIILIRSYPSLIWQVDEQNRSIFHAALIHRQEKVFNLIYELGGLKDLIASYKDVNNNNMLHLAARASPNRLSFDTGAALKLRRELTWFKEVEKIVQPLYKEMRNSDGETPQLLFTKEHKELLRQGEEWMKGTASSCMVVATLIATVMFSVFSTVPGGNNNNTGIPIFLKSRAFKVFVISDSISLISSTTSILSFLSILTSRYTEGDFLNSLPYRLIVGLATLFISMATMMMTFVATLLMVLGPGFHEIKFPVALVAAVPVGFYALLQFPLLSDMICHAYISRVSFRPCNHLLH; this is encoded by the exons ATGATGAATACATGTTTACTGTCTAAGTGCAGCAACAGCAAGCAAATAtgtttctccttcttcttcttttcctctctctGG GAGGAACCTGCACATGAAGTAGAAGGGCCATTTGAAAGCAGGCTGCAGACATCTCATCCATTACCAGAAGGCCTGGGAGCACAAGTGATAGCTCTCTTCACGAGTACTTTTCGCGAACCAAAGAAGATAGATAATAAAATTCCACCAAAAGTACAAGCAACAACACCTGCTAAATGGGCTCAGAGTGCTCCAACTCAAGAACGTACAAATATATCTGGCGATGTACTAAGAAAAGATCAGAAGGATGTTACACATACTCCAG AAAACAATGCCACAGCAACACCAA CTATCATAAACACCAACCTAGTTCCGTACGTGACACTACATCTTGCTGCTCTGAATGGTGACTGGATGACTGCTAGAAATTTCTTGCAATTACAGCCAGAAGCTGTGAGGGCTAAGATCACAAAGGGTTCAGAAACTGCTCTTCACATTGCAGCTGGGGCAAAACGTACACTTTTTGTTGAGGAGCTAGTAAAATGGATGACACCAAATGACCTTGAATTGAAGAATGATGTAGGAAACACCGCCCTTTATTTTGCTGCTGTATCTGGTATCAAAAGGATTGCTGAGGTAATGGTGGATATTAACCCAAGATTACCTCAGATCCGAGGTACTAAAGATCTAACACCTCTTCATATGGCTACATTGCTAGGCCACAAAGAAATTGTATGGTATCTATACGACAAGACAATTTTGACAGAACAAGATTACATAGGGCTTCTTATTTCTGCCATAACGGCAGATCTTTATG CACTGGATATAATTCAAAAGCACCCTGAAATGGCTTTTGCTCGAGATAGAAATGGAGAGACAGCACTACATGTATTGGCTCGAAAGCCTTCAGCATGTTATAGTGGAAGTCAGCTGGGATCTTTGAAACGATGGATAACTTCGT ATGTGGCTATGGATATAGTTGAACAACACCCTGAAATGATTTCTGTTCAAGATGAAATTGTGGAGACTACACTCCAAATAGTGGAGCCTTCGGCATGTTATAGTGGAAATCAGCTGGGACTTTGGAAACGATTGATATTATCTG TCCCCAATATCCAGGTCTCATacgacaaaaagttgaatcataTGCAAGCAACTGAACTTGTGAAGCTGCTTTGGAAAAAAGTTTTGACACTAGGGAGTGATTTGGGGATAAATGATTTGATCAATGTACCCTCTCGCTTATTGTTTACTGCTGCTGAATTGGGGAATATAGAGTTTCTCATTATACTTATTAGATCGTACCCCAGTCTCATTTGGCAAGTTGATGAACAAAACCGAAGCATATTTCATGCTGCATTGATTCATCGACaggaaaaagttttcaatcTCATTTATGAATTAGGCGGTCTGAAAGACTTAATTGCCTCTTATAAAGATGTAAACAACAATAACATGCTTCATTTGGCTGCACGAGCATCTCCAAATCGACTAAGTTTTGATACAGGGGCAGCATTGAAACTGCGAAGAGAGTTGACTTGGTTTAAG GAGGTGGAGAAGATTGTCCAGCCATTATACAAAGAAATGAGGAACTCAGATGGAGAAACACCTCAACTTCTTTTCACCAAGGAACACAAGGAACTACTACGACAAGGAGAAGAGTGGATGAAGGGCACTGCATCATCATGCATGGTTGTGGCAACTCTTATTGCCACTGTAATGTTTTCTGTCTTCTCCACTGTCCCCGGTGGCAACAACAATAACACAGGCATTCCCATATTCCTTAAATCAAGGGCCTTCAAGGTTTTTGTCATATCAGATTCAATATCCCTCATCTCTTCGACCACTTCAATCTTGAGTTTTCTGTCCATTCTTACATCACGCTACACTGAAGGAGATTTTCTCAATTCATTACCGTATAGATTGATCGTGGGGCTTGCTACCTTATTTATCTCTATGGCTACAATGATGATGACATTTGTTGCCACACTTCTTATGGTTCTTGGCCCTGGATTTCATGAGATAAAATTTCCAGTTGCTTTGGTTGCTGCAGTTCCAGTTGGTTTCTACGCGTTACTACAGTTTCCTCTTCTATCTGATATGATCTGTCATGCTTATATCTCAAGAGTTTCTTTTCGTCCATGCAACCACCTCTTGCACTAG
- the LOC112197550 gene encoding uncharacterized protein LOC112197550 isoform X1 — protein MMNTCLLSKCSNSKQICFSFFFFSSLWEEPAHEVEGPFESRLQTSHPLPEGLGAQVIALFTSTFREPKKIDNKIPPKVQATTPAKWAQSAPTQERTNISGDVLRKDQKDVTHTPENNATATPTIINTNLVPYVTLHLAALNGDWMTARNFLQLQPEAVRAKITKGSETALHIAAGAKRTLFVEELVKWMTPNDLELKNDVGNTALYFAAVSGIKRIAEVMVDINPRLPQIRGTKDLTPLHMATLLGHKEIVWYLYDKTILTEQDYIGLLISAITADLYDVALDIIQKHPEMAFARDRNGETALHVLARKPSACYSGSQLGSLKRWITSYVAMDIVEQHPEMISVQDEIVETTLQIVEPSACYSGNQLGLWKRLILSVPNIQVSYDKKLNHMQATELVKLLWKKVLTLGSDLGINDLINVPSRLLFTAAELGNIEFLIILIRSYPSLIWQVDEQNRSIFHAALIHRQEKVFNLIYELGGLKDLIASYKDVNNNNMLHLAARASPNRLSFDTGAALKLRRELTWFKEVEKIVQPLYKEMRNSDGETPQLLFTKEHKELLRQGEEWMKGTASSCMVVATLIATVMFSVFSTVPGGNNNNTGIPIFLKSRAFKVFVISDSISLISSTTSILSFLSILTSRYTEGDFLNSLPYRLIVGLATLFISMATMMMTFVATLLMVLGPGFHEIKFPVALVAAVPVGFYALLQFPLLSDMICHAYISRVSFRPCNHLLH, from the exons ATGATGAATACATGTTTACTGTCTAAGTGCAGCAACAGCAAGCAAATAtgtttctccttcttcttcttttcctctctctGG GAGGAACCTGCACATGAAGTAGAAGGGCCATTTGAAAGCAGGCTGCAGACATCTCATCCATTACCAGAAGGCCTGGGAGCACAAGTGATAGCTCTCTTCACGAGTACTTTTCGCGAACCAAAGAAGATAGATAATAAAATTCCACCAAAAGTACAAGCAACAACACCTGCTAAATGGGCTCAGAGTGCTCCAACTCAAGAACGTACAAATATATCTGGCGATGTACTAAGAAAAGATCAGAAGGATGTTACACATACTCCAG AAAACAATGCCACAGCAACACCAA CTATCATAAACACCAACCTAGTTCCGTACGTGACACTACATCTTGCTGCTCTGAATGGTGACTGGATGACTGCTAGAAATTTCTTGCAATTACAGCCAGAAGCTGTGAGGGCTAAGATCACAAAGGGTTCAGAAACTGCTCTTCACATTGCAGCTGGGGCAAAACGTACACTTTTTGTTGAGGAGCTAGTAAAATGGATGACACCAAATGACCTTGAATTGAAGAATGATGTAGGAAACACCGCCCTTTATTTTGCTGCTGTATCTGGTATCAAAAGGATTGCTGAGGTAATGGTGGATATTAACCCAAGATTACCTCAGATCCGAGGTACTAAAGATCTAACACCTCTTCATATGGCTACATTGCTAGGCCACAAAGAAATTGTATGGTATCTATACGACAAGACAATTTTGACAGAACAAGATTACATAGGGCTTCTTATTTCTGCCATAACGGCAGATCTTTATG ATGTAGCACTGGATATAATTCAAAAGCACCCTGAAATGGCTTTTGCTCGAGATAGAAATGGAGAGACAGCACTACATGTATTGGCTCGAAAGCCTTCAGCATGTTATAGTGGAAGTCAGCTGGGATCTTTGAAACGATGGATAACTTCGT ATGTGGCTATGGATATAGTTGAACAACACCCTGAAATGATTTCTGTTCAAGATGAAATTGTGGAGACTACACTCCAAATAGTGGAGCCTTCGGCATGTTATAGTGGAAATCAGCTGGGACTTTGGAAACGATTGATATTATCTG TCCCCAATATCCAGGTCTCATacgacaaaaagttgaatcataTGCAAGCAACTGAACTTGTGAAGCTGCTTTGGAAAAAAGTTTTGACACTAGGGAGTGATTTGGGGATAAATGATTTGATCAATGTACCCTCTCGCTTATTGTTTACTGCTGCTGAATTGGGGAATATAGAGTTTCTCATTATACTTATTAGATCGTACCCCAGTCTCATTTGGCAAGTTGATGAACAAAACCGAAGCATATTTCATGCTGCATTGATTCATCGACaggaaaaagttttcaatcTCATTTATGAATTAGGCGGTCTGAAAGACTTAATTGCCTCTTATAAAGATGTAAACAACAATAACATGCTTCATTTGGCTGCACGAGCATCTCCAAATCGACTAAGTTTTGATACAGGGGCAGCATTGAAACTGCGAAGAGAGTTGACTTGGTTTAAG GAGGTGGAGAAGATTGTCCAGCCATTATACAAAGAAATGAGGAACTCAGATGGAGAAACACCTCAACTTCTTTTCACCAAGGAACACAAGGAACTACTACGACAAGGAGAAGAGTGGATGAAGGGCACTGCATCATCATGCATGGTTGTGGCAACTCTTATTGCCACTGTAATGTTTTCTGTCTTCTCCACTGTCCCCGGTGGCAACAACAATAACACAGGCATTCCCATATTCCTTAAATCAAGGGCCTTCAAGGTTTTTGTCATATCAGATTCAATATCCCTCATCTCTTCGACCACTTCAATCTTGAGTTTTCTGTCCATTCTTACATCACGCTACACTGAAGGAGATTTTCTCAATTCATTACCGTATAGATTGATCGTGGGGCTTGCTACCTTATTTATCTCTATGGCTACAATGATGATGACATTTGTTGCCACACTTCTTATGGTTCTTGGCCCTGGATTTCATGAGATAAAATTTCCAGTTGCTTTGGTTGCTGCAGTTCCAGTTGGTTTCTACGCGTTACTACAGTTTCCTCTTCTATCTGATATGATCTGTCATGCTTATATCTCAAGAGTTTCTTTTCGTCCATGCAACCACCTCTTGCACTAG
- the LOC112197550 gene encoding uncharacterized protein LOC112197550 isoform X4, with the protein MSEDFQEEPAHEVEGPFESRLQTSHPLPEGLGAQVIALFTSTFREPKKIDNKIPPKVQATTPAKWAQSAPTQERTNISGDVLRKDQKDVTHTPENNATATPTIINTNLVPYVTLHLAALNGDWMTARNFLQLQPEAVRAKITKGSETALHIAAGAKRTLFVEELVKWMTPNDLELKNDVGNTALYFAAVSGIKRIAEVMVDINPRLPQIRGTKDLTPLHMATLLGHKEIVWYLYDKTILTEQDYIGLLISAITADLYDVALDIIQKHPEMAFARDRNGETALHVLARKPSACYSGSQLGSLKRWITSYVAMDIVEQHPEMISVQDEIVETTLQIVEPSACYSGNQLGLWKRLILSVPNIQVSYDKKLNHMQATELVKLLWKKVLTLGSDLGINDLINVPSRLLFTAAELGNIEFLIILIRSYPSLIWQVDEQNRSIFHAALIHRQEKVFNLIYELGGLKDLIASYKDVNNNNMLHLAARASPNRLSFDTGAALKLRRELTWFKEVEKIVQPLYKEMRNSDGETPQLLFTKEHKELLRQGEEWMKGTASSCMVVATLIATVMFSVFSTVPGGNNNNTGIPIFLKSRAFKVFVISDSISLISSTTSILSFLSILTSRYTEGDFLNSLPYRLIVGLATLFISMATMMMTFVATLLMVLGPGFHEIKFPVALVAAVPVGFYALLQFPLLSDMICHAYISRVSFRPCNHLLH; encoded by the exons ATGTCAGAGGATTTCCAGGAGGAACCTGCACATGAAGTAGAAGGGCCATTTGAAAGCAGGCTGCAGACATCTCATCCATTACCAGAAGGCCTGGGAGCACAAGTGATAGCTCTCTTCACGAGTACTTTTCGCGAACCAAAGAAGATAGATAATAAAATTCCACCAAAAGTACAAGCAACAACACCTGCTAAATGGGCTCAGAGTGCTCCAACTCAAGAACGTACAAATATATCTGGCGATGTACTAAGAAAAGATCAGAAGGATGTTACACATACTCCAG AAAACAATGCCACAGCAACACCAA CTATCATAAACACCAACCTAGTTCCGTACGTGACACTACATCTTGCTGCTCTGAATGGTGACTGGATGACTGCTAGAAATTTCTTGCAATTACAGCCAGAAGCTGTGAGGGCTAAGATCACAAAGGGTTCAGAAACTGCTCTTCACATTGCAGCTGGGGCAAAACGTACACTTTTTGTTGAGGAGCTAGTAAAATGGATGACACCAAATGACCTTGAATTGAAGAATGATGTAGGAAACACCGCCCTTTATTTTGCTGCTGTATCTGGTATCAAAAGGATTGCTGAGGTAATGGTGGATATTAACCCAAGATTACCTCAGATCCGAGGTACTAAAGATCTAACACCTCTTCATATGGCTACATTGCTAGGCCACAAAGAAATTGTATGGTATCTATACGACAAGACAATTTTGACAGAACAAGATTACATAGGGCTTCTTATTTCTGCCATAACGGCAGATCTTTATG ATGTAGCACTGGATATAATTCAAAAGCACCCTGAAATGGCTTTTGCTCGAGATAGAAATGGAGAGACAGCACTACATGTATTGGCTCGAAAGCCTTCAGCATGTTATAGTGGAAGTCAGCTGGGATCTTTGAAACGATGGATAACTTCGT ATGTGGCTATGGATATAGTTGAACAACACCCTGAAATGATTTCTGTTCAAGATGAAATTGTGGAGACTACACTCCAAATAGTGGAGCCTTCGGCATGTTATAGTGGAAATCAGCTGGGACTTTGGAAACGATTGATATTATCTG TCCCCAATATCCAGGTCTCATacgacaaaaagttgaatcataTGCAAGCAACTGAACTTGTGAAGCTGCTTTGGAAAAAAGTTTTGACACTAGGGAGTGATTTGGGGATAAATGATTTGATCAATGTACCCTCTCGCTTATTGTTTACTGCTGCTGAATTGGGGAATATAGAGTTTCTCATTATACTTATTAGATCGTACCCCAGTCTCATTTGGCAAGTTGATGAACAAAACCGAAGCATATTTCATGCTGCATTGATTCATCGACaggaaaaagttttcaatcTCATTTATGAATTAGGCGGTCTGAAAGACTTAATTGCCTCTTATAAAGATGTAAACAACAATAACATGCTTCATTTGGCTGCACGAGCATCTCCAAATCGACTAAGTTTTGATACAGGGGCAGCATTGAAACTGCGAAGAGAGTTGACTTGGTTTAAG GAGGTGGAGAAGATTGTCCAGCCATTATACAAAGAAATGAGGAACTCAGATGGAGAAACACCTCAACTTCTTTTCACCAAGGAACACAAGGAACTACTACGACAAGGAGAAGAGTGGATGAAGGGCACTGCATCATCATGCATGGTTGTGGCAACTCTTATTGCCACTGTAATGTTTTCTGTCTTCTCCACTGTCCCCGGTGGCAACAACAATAACACAGGCATTCCCATATTCCTTAAATCAAGGGCCTTCAAGGTTTTTGTCATATCAGATTCAATATCCCTCATCTCTTCGACCACTTCAATCTTGAGTTTTCTGTCCATTCTTACATCACGCTACACTGAAGGAGATTTTCTCAATTCATTACCGTATAGATTGATCGTGGGGCTTGCTACCTTATTTATCTCTATGGCTACAATGATGATGACATTTGTTGCCACACTTCTTATGGTTCTTGGCCCTGGATTTCATGAGATAAAATTTCCAGTTGCTTTGGTTGCTGCAGTTCCAGTTGGTTTCTACGCGTTACTACAGTTTCCTCTTCTATCTGATATGATCTGTCATGCTTATATCTCAAGAGTTTCTTTTCGTCCATGCAACCACCTCTTGCACTAG